A single region of the Anaerostipes rhamnosivorans genome encodes:
- a CDS encoding PstS family phosphate ABC transporter substrate-binding protein, which yields MKKQRRRNIVVFILLAGLCLAVTAAGRFLWKNHKETVISYSENKNFNTKDYLPFSENSKIVRLVDKPTLRLKKNLPVLDGAAALFPVYSAVINAVYPSGTRLKEVDDKNCAFVYNNTVEGYYYLLYGETDIFFGVCPSEDQLAAFKEEGKECKLTPIGREAFIFFVNKDNPVDNLTQRQIKDIYSGKITNWKQAGGKDEKITAYQRNEDSGSQTAFLRFMKDEVVMEPPTHQVEDLMSGMIEEVAKYKNNTKSIGFSFRYYTEEMIANPQVKILSVDGIKPSKETIRDGSYPLGVSIYAATLKSNRKKNVKKLVDWMLSEQGQYIVEKTGYVGVK from the coding sequence ATGAAGAAGCAGAGGAGAAGAAACATTGTCGTTTTTATTTTGCTGGCAGGCCTTTGTCTGGCGGTGACCGCAGCAGGAAGGTTTTTATGGAAAAACCACAAAGAAACCGTTATTTCCTATTCCGAGAACAAGAATTTTAACACGAAAGATTATCTGCCTTTTTCCGAAAATTCTAAGATCGTACGCCTTGTGGACAAGCCAACACTGCGCCTTAAGAAAAATCTGCCTGTGCTAGACGGGGCGGCTGCATTGTTTCCGGTCTATTCAGCCGTAATCAACGCAGTATACCCATCCGGTACAAGGCTTAAAGAAGTCGACGATAAGAACTGTGCCTTTGTTTATAACAATACAGTGGAGGGATATTACTATCTGCTTTATGGGGAGACAGACATTTTTTTCGGTGTATGCCCGTCAGAGGACCAGCTCGCTGCATTTAAGGAAGAGGGGAAGGAGTGTAAACTGACCCCGATTGGAAGGGAGGCCTTTATCTTTTTTGTAAATAAGGATAACCCGGTGGACAATCTGACCCAGCGTCAGATCAAAGATATCTATTCCGGTAAGATCACCAACTGGAAACAGGCAGGGGGCAAGGATGAGAAGATCACTGCCTATCAGAGAAATGAAGACAGCGGCAGCCAGACTGCTTTCCTCAGGTTCATGAAAGATGAGGTCGTGATGGAACCGCCCACTCATCAGGTGGAAGACTTGATGTCAGGAATGATAGAGGAGGTGGCAAAGTATAAAAACAATACCAAATCCATAGGTTTTTCTTTCCGTTATTATACAGAGGAGATGATTGCAAATCCTCAGGTGAAAATTCTCTCTGTAGACGGGATCAAGCCGTCTAAGGAGACCATAAGGGACGGAAGTTATCCTCTGGGTGTTTCTATATATGCCGCTACCTTAAAGAGCAATCGCAAGAAGAACGTGAAAAAGCTGGTGGACTGGATGTTATCAGAACAGGGACAGTATATCGTGGAAAAAACAGGATATGTGGGCGTGAAATAG